The sequence below is a genomic window from Sinorhizobium meliloti.
GCGAACGTTATGCCACAACCCATTAGCCCGTCGTGTGGAAAAGAGACAACGTCAGAGCGCATTAGGCGTTATGGCAACGAGCTTTTGCATCGTGTGCTTGCGCGCGGCACACCTTTCAATCATCCACACCACATGACCTTGCGCTCTTTCTCGTTGGGTGAGGTCGCCGAGATCCTCGATGTGTCGGGCAGTTCTCTGCGCCAGTTGTCAATCGATGGTCTGGGGCCAACACCGGAGCTCGGGACCGCAGGGCGACGCTCCTATACGCTTCGACAGATCAACGAACTTCGTGCTTACCTCGCTTCGGCCCGTCCGAAAGAGGCTTTAAAGTTTTGCCCGCGGAGGCGCGAGGGTGAGAAACTACAGATCATCTCAGTGGCCTCGGGCCGCGGAAGAACCCCTACAGCGTTGTATCTGGCTCAGGGCCTTGCACTTCAAGGATTCCGCATTCTCGCTATAGATCTCGATCCGGAGAGTTGGTTGTCGGAGATGTTCGGTTACTCCTCGAATGCCCTCGGTCTCGGCCGCAATGCGAGCATGTATGCCGTAATTCGCGATGATGACTGTCGGACTAGTATACGCTCCGTAATCCGATCGACCCATTTTGATGGTCTTGATCTCGTGCCGGGCTCTCATGAGCTCAACCTTTTCGAATATGAATATAATCGGCATAGCGAGACGTTGAAGGGCTCAGATGTTAGGGGCAGAATGGTGTCTGCGATCAAGGAAGTCGATGGGAATTACGACGTCGTCGTTATCCACTGTGCACCTAAATATAGCGACTTGAACTTAACTGCGATTGAAGCAGCGACCGGCGTGCTAGTGACGGTCCGCCCTCAATTGCCTGATATTGCGTCAACGGGCAGGTTCCTCAACATTTTCTCGAATCTCGTCGCCTCGAGAGAAAAAACTGGAACGCCTGTAAGTTACGATTTTATCAAGTTTTTGGTGACACGGCACGACCCGCGCGACGTCTCACAGCAGGAGACTGTCGCCCTACTGCGGGACTCACTGGGGGATGATCTCTTGACTGCGACCGTCTGGATATCGGACGCGATACAGGAAGCGCGTCGCAGAAAACGATCATTGTATGAGCTGTCAGCGGGAGCGGTGGGCCGATCGGCATACGAGCAAGCGATGGAATCGCTGAATTCTACCAACGCGGAGGTAATGGACATCATACGCGAGGTTTGGGGCCGTCCGTCGCAGGCTTCGCGCTCAACGGCTGCAGGTAAGGCGAAATCCTAATCCAGGAGGCCCTATTGCCTCACCGAAGTATGTTACCGAACGATTTGGCGGGTGGAAGAACCGGCGTCATTCAGTCGCCATTGAGGTTCTCAAGGGCCGACGCCTGACGCCAGGCTTTCACTGCCATCTGCACCGTCCGCAGGCTTTTGTTCGTGAAGCGTGTCTGATCGACGTTCATCAGCCGCTGCAGCACGACGGCTGCCGAGAGTGTCGGCTCAGCTTCCAGCCATGACCGAATCTGAGCTTCATACGGCCCAAGCATGGTCGGCCTCTTCGGATAGGGTTTGGTCCGCCGATATGGTTTTTTATGCGTAGGTCGCACCTCGCCAGCTTTCCAAGCCGTCTTCAGATTAGCGGTGAAGCGCTGCAGGTCGATGACGACAGGTTCCTCAGGCGTTACTTTACTTGCGCTCCGCGCCGATCGACACGTCTGCCCAAATCCTCCTGCGCCGCACGGATGGCAGTGAAGAGCATTACCGGGTCCGCCGTTGCTAACATCACGCGCAGCCGCTCCTTGTCGATTTCGGCCACCTCGAGATGGGCCAATACGCGTTCGATCGGCGGCACTGGCGGGTGATAGCGCTTGATCACACGGGCGCCGATGCGGGTCTTCTCTCGCAACTTGAATGAAGGCTGGAAGAGATTGACGTGCAGCCGCACCGAGTCATAGAGGCGAACAAGTGCTGCCGTGGCTTCGGCACCCACGAACCTGCCATAGCCGACCAGCCGTCGAACGATGGCGCCGTTCTTCTGCTCGACCCATGCCTGATCATTCTTCCGATAGTTGCGGTAACGGGTCACTTCCAACCCTTGACTTCGGCACCAAGAGACCACGAGTTCATTCATGAAGGCACTGTCATTGTCGAAGTCAACGCCCAGCAGCGGAAAGGGAAACAGCGACCTGGCACATTTAATGGCAGCGATCACAAGGACGCTTTCTCGCGTCCGCACCGGCACACATTCGGTCCAACCGGTGGCGATAACAGTCAGCACCATTGTCTGTACGAAGCTGCCGGATGAAGAGGTGCTGACCGCGCACGTGCCACTGCCGCTCGCCGAGAAAGTCGATCAGATCGCCGCGCCCCTTGAGCGCTCGCGTGGGTGGATCGTCAAGCAGGCGCTGACCGCCTGGGTCGATCAGGAAGAGGAGCGCCGACGCTTGACGCTGGAAGCGCTTGCCGACGTCGACGCTGGCCGCGTTATCGATCACCAGGCCGTCCAGGCCTGGGCTGACAGTCTTGATAGTGACAAGCCGCTATCCTTACCGCTGTGATGAAGCTTGAGTGGACGCGTAAGGCAGTCGCCGATCTTGGGCGCCTCTATGATTTCCTGGCATCGGTAAATCGGCAAGCTGCGGCTCGTACTGTGCAATCGTTGACGAGCGCTCCAGCACGCCTGCTCGAACAACCACGTATCGGCGAACGGCTGGAGGAATTCGACCCTCGAGAGGTTCGGCGAATTCTCGTTGGCCATTACGAAATACGGTATGAGATCCGGCAGTCGACGATCTACGTGCTGCGGCTTTGGCATACGCGTGAAGAGCGGTAGGAAGAAAGGCGCCAATCGGAACGACGTTCATTGTGGTAAAGGGAACTGTCCTGTGACAATCGGCGAGGATGCGATCCTGCGGCGCGCCGAAGAACTCGGCCCGTCCTTCCGTTCGGCCGGCTCCGAGCTGCTGACCGATGACGACGTCGCCACACTCACGCGTCTCGCCGGCGAAGGCATGGGCACGCTTGATTGTCTTCAGGCGGTTGATTTGGCCTTCCGCCTGTTGCTGACTGGCCGGGAGGCCCTAAACCTACCAATGGAAACAACCGAGCATCAGGCCGTGCAGACCATCGTTGGCGACGCTGCGGGACGATCGAGGGGCCAATCGGCCACAATCGATTCGCCGAACTAGGGCACGGCGGAAAGCAGGAGAAAAACAACAAATATCGAGAGGTGAACGGCACCTTGGAGCACGGTGGTTCTGCCGGTGCCGAGGGTGATCGTGCTGACAAAGAGTGTCAGGACGAGCATCACGAGGTTCTCCGGGCGGAGCCCCAACGTAATGTTCTGCCCAAGTGTGACGGAGATCGCAGCGACCACCGGAACTGTCATACCTATGCTTGCAAGGGCTGACCCGAGAACAAGATTTACGCTGTTTTGAAGGCGGTTCAGCAATGCTGCTTTGATCGAGGCTATGCCCTCCGGCAGGAGAACGACACCCGCGATGACCACGCCAACCACGGCTTGTGGCAGCCCCATCGCGTCGACTGCGCTGTCGAGGGGATGAGAAAGCAGCTTGGCCAACAAGACGACTGCCACGAGGGCCAGCACGAGCAGGCCTCCAGTTACCGGCATATTGCCCTTCGGGCGTTCATGCTCGGCCGGAAGCGCCTTGCCGTCATCGATGGCACCCGTGTGATCCATGAAATAGTCGCGATGGCGGACCGTCTGCACGTATAGAAACACGCCGTAGAGGACCAGCGACACAAGTCCAATGATGGCAAGCTGTATTCGATCGAATTGCTGGGGCTGTCCCGCGATGACGAAATTCGGCAGCACGAGAGACAGTGTCGCGAGTGTGCCAAGCACCGCCAGTGCCGCCGAGGCCGCATCCAACTGAAACGACTGCTCGTGGTGGCGGCGGCCGCCAACCACCAGACAAAGTCCGATGACTCCGTTAAGCACGATCATAACCGCCGAAAAAACCGTATCTCTCGCGACCTCTTCATTTCCCTCTGCGCCCGATAACATTATGGAGACGATGACCGCCACTTCGATGATTGTCACGCAGATGGCGAGCAGGATCGCTCCAAAAGGCTCACCCACCCGCTCGGCAAGAACTTCGGCGTGATGCACCGCCGCAAAAACAGCACCTGCAAGCAGGGCCGCGGACGTCAGCAGTATCAGGACAGAGTCTTGAGGCAGCACGTGCGCAAGTGCCAGAGCCGCAGTCACGCCACCGAGCAGCGGAATGATCCAAGACCACAGCGGCACGTGTTTCGAGGTGCTATCTTGCATTGTCGCCTTTATCTTCCCATCAGCTGTTAACGTGAACACGCCGTCTGATCTCGCCCGGCGCTCCGGGCAGAGGAGACGCGAAATCGGGCGACATTGCTACCACCTCTCGTCAGATTGGTGAGCAGGATCGGTTTTTGCCGGCTTCAAAGCAAACGCGGGAACGTCGCTCATCAAAACCGTTGCTAAGGCGACCCAATCGCCCCCAGAAGGGACCGCAGGACATTTTGCCGGAGAGTCAAAAAGCGGCGCGAGAGAGACCAGCCTCGACCCACGAAAGAGGTGCGGGTATTTGCCGCCAAACTGCGCCTGCATGATCCCTCGCTGGCAGTTCTAGAGCCTCGATGGATAGTCGAGAGCACATTCCCGCGCAAGATGTAGTGCGAAGTCGTACAGCTTTAAATCCGCGTTCGAGCAGGCGCTCTGGGCATCCGGCCTCTATCTGCTCGTCAGCGCTAGCCGTTCCGCGGCTCATCTGGCAGGAACGTTCCTGCCGCATTGCTCGAGCACGCATCGCCGCTCAGTTGGGAGCCCATAGATTTCACCGGCATTTATTTCTGGGGAGATGAACAGCAAAGTGCTTCAGACCTTTTTCGACTTCCCGGAAGAATCCTGCGGGTAGCGCGATGGCATCCTCTGTTTGGCCACAGCGTACGATTTCGAGCAGTTCTTGTTCCCACCCCGGAAGGGGAGGGCAATACAGCCGTTGGCGGACGCGCAGGTCTGGCCCGCATTGCGGATCGCGCCATCGACGGCTGCGTCGATATCCGCGTCATCGAAGACGATGAAGGGAGCGTTGCCGCAGAGCGCGAAGCTGATCCGCTCTGATCTGGTCCGAGCACTGCCGCATCAGCAACCGGCCAACCTCGGTCGACCCGGTGAAGCTGATCTTTCGCACTTTCGGATTGGAACAGAGCTCGCGGCCGATTACGTCGCCTTCCGACGCATAGACCAGATTGAGAACGCCTTCGGCAAAACCGGCGGCCCCGCCAGAGCGAACATGGCCGGCTTCCAGGGGCATTTGCTCGGTCGACTTGAGAATGATGGCCAGAGCGACCTCGAAAAAGCCGCCCGAACGGCCGCCGCAACATCAATGGCGGCCGCATCGAACAAATGCGTGACAATGCTCGTCGACGAGCCGCCCAGAGGGCCGCAACGGAGCTTCGGGGTGACGTGGGACGGATACCGTCGCGCGGTCCACGTAGAGCCAGGGAGGGTGCGCGTCCAGCAGGGTTATGACTGGACGCGCCGCATCGCCGTGATGTGGCTCGAAGCGAGTCAGCTCGGGCATGAGTCCATATCGTCGATGGCGAGGTGCCCGTGCTCGTGCGAAAGCGCCTGTCGATCAAGTAATTGCTTTTCTGCGACGCTTCTCGACATCAGCGGTGATCGCCTCCCAGTTCTCAGGCGTAGGTTCACGCTGTTCGGGTTCAGGCGGGCCGTTCCACGTACGAGGGGAGGGGGAGGCGGGCCTCCCCTCAA
It includes:
- a CDS encoding calcium:proton antiporter, yielding MQDSTSKHVPLWSWIIPLLGGVTAALALAHVLPQDSVLILLTSAALLAGAVFAAVHHAEVLAERVGEPFGAILLAICVTIIEVAVIVSIMLSGAEGNEEVARDTVFSAVMIVLNGVIGLCLVVGGRRHHEQSFQLDAASAALAVLGTLATLSLVLPNFVIAGQPQQFDRIQLAIIGLVSLVLYGVFLYVQTVRHRDYFMDHTGAIDDGKALPAEHERPKGNMPVTGGLLVLALVAVVLLAKLLSHPLDSAVDAMGLPQAVVGVVIAGVVLLPEGIASIKAALLNRLQNSVNLVLGSALASIGMTVPVVAAISVTLGQNITLGLRPENLVMLVLTLFVSTITLGTGRTTVLQGAVHLSIFVVFLLLSAVP
- a CDS encoding CopG family ribbon-helix-helix protein, whose product is MPDEEVLTAHVPLPLAEKVDQIAAPLERSRGWIVKQALTAWVDQEEERRRLTLEALADVDAGRVIDHQAVQAWADSLDSDKPLSLPL
- the repA gene encoding plasmid partitioning protein RepA is translated as MPQPISPSCGKETTSERIRRYGNELLHRVLARGTPFNHPHHMTLRSFSLGEVAEILDVSGSSLRQLSIDGLGPTPELGTAGRRSYTLRQINELRAYLASARPKEALKFCPRRREGEKLQIISVASGRGRTPTALYLAQGLALQGFRILAIDLDPESWLSEMFGYSSNALGLGRNASMYAVIRDDDCRTSIRSVIRSTHFDGLDLVPGSHELNLFEYEYNRHSETLKGSDVRGRMVSAIKEVDGNYDVVVIHCAPKYSDLNLTAIEAATGVLVTVRPQLPDIASTGRFLNIFSNLVASREKTGTPVSYDFIKFLVTRHDPRDVSQQETVALLRDSLGDDLLTATVWISDAIQEARRRKRSLYELSAGAVGRSAYEQAMESLNSTNAEVMDIIREVWGRPSQASRSTAAGKAKS
- a CDS encoding type II toxin-antitoxin system RelE/ParE family toxin translates to MKLEWTRKAVADLGRLYDFLASVNRQAAARTVQSLTSAPARLLEQPRIGERLEEFDPREVRRILVGHYEIRYEIRQSTIYVLRLWHTREER